A single Abyssisolibacter fermentans DNA region contains:
- a CDS encoding SIS domain-containing protein, producing the protein MTYLGYQKEELDKLGAGITALEINNQPRIWKETYEIIKDRKNEIQTFLNKAFKHEDLRIILTGAGSSAFVGDCTVPYLDKKICNKIEMIESTDIVSHPECYFKKDIPTLLISCARSGNSPESVATANLARDLIDNLYHIVLTCNPDGELAKTCQEREKEFVILMPNDSNDKGFAMTSSFTSMVLSTLLIFNLEKLDDLQEQIDRIILNGENVLQSNIELLKEVSKLDLKRVVYLGANALKGLARESALKILELTSGKVATSFDSCLGFRHGPKSIVDDKTLVIIYLSNDSYARKYEIDFLKEIYTQNGGHKVLAVTSYEDKLVKESCDYYICIEKEKVDYEDDSFLVFDYILNAQIFAIFKSIKLGVNPDNPSPDGSVNRVVKGVTIHEFNGN; encoded by the coding sequence ATGACGTATTTAGGATACCAAAAAGAAGAATTAGACAAGCTTGGTGCTGGGATTACAGCTTTAGAAATTAACAACCAACCAAGAATTTGGAAAGAAACATATGAGATTATAAAAGATAGAAAAAATGAAATACAAACTTTTCTAAATAAAGCTTTTAAACATGAAGATCTAAGAATAATATTAACAGGTGCTGGAAGCTCAGCTTTTGTTGGAGATTGTACTGTTCCATACTTGGATAAAAAAATATGTAATAAAATTGAAATGATAGAATCTACCGATATAGTTTCGCATCCTGAGTGTTATTTTAAAAAAGATATACCTACTTTGTTAATATCTTGTGCAAGATCAGGTAATAGTCCAGAGAGTGTTGCTACTGCAAATCTAGCACGTGATTTAATAGATAATCTATATCACATTGTATTGACTTGTAATCCAGATGGCGAATTAGCAAAAACATGTCAAGAGAGAGAAAAAGAATTTGTTATTCTAATGCCAAATGATTCAAATGATAAAGGCTTTGCAATGACTAGCAGCTTTACATCAATGGTATTATCTACTTTATTAATTTTTAATTTAGAAAAATTAGATGATTTGCAAGAACAAATAGATAGGATAATTTTAAATGGAGAAAATGTTCTACAAAGTAATATTGAATTATTAAAAGAAGTGTCTAAATTAGACTTAAAAAGAGTTGTTTATTTAGGGGCTAATGCATTAAAGGGATTGGCCAGAGAATCAGCTTTAAAAATATTAGAGTTAACAAGTGGTAAAGTAGCAACTTCATTTGATTCTTGTTTAGGTTTTAGACATGGTCCCAAGTCTATAGTTGATGATAAAACATTAGTTATTATTTATCTTTCAAATGACAGCTATGCAAGAAAGTATGAAATTGATTTTCTAAAGGAAATATATACTCAGAATGGCGGACATAAAGTTTTAGCTGTAACATCATACGAAGATAAATTAGTGAAAGAGTCATGTGATTATTATATATGCATTGAAAAAGAAAAAGTTGATTATGAAGATGACAGCTTCTTAGTATTTGATTATATACTAAATGCACAAATATTCGCTATTTTTAAATCTATAAAATTAGGGGTTAATCCTGATAATCCAAGTCCTGATGGATCTGTTAATAGAGTAGTTAAAGGTGTTACAATACACGAGTTTAATGGTAATTAG
- a CDS encoding GntR family transcriptional regulator has protein sequence MSKIKKGDRVPLYYQLMDIIINDINCGKYKENDKLPSERELCEIYDISRATVRQTILELEKEGYIYKQHGKGTFVSGERFKQDLLKFYSFTEEMKKLGKTPSTKVLDFEITRLNERTAKKMNMNEGDKIYKFTRLRLADNKPMIVETSHIPYNRFVGITREDLEREAMYDIFTKRYNAIFTKAEESFRPVLTRENEAALLQNAINSPSMMTERITFEGNNIIEYTISIARGDKFKYRVVLEK, from the coding sequence ATGTCAAAGATAAAAAAAGGAGATAGAGTACCATTATACTATCAGTTAATGGATATCATTATAAATGATATTAATTGTGGAAAATATAAAGAAAATGACAAGCTTCCTTCAGAAAGAGAATTATGTGAAATCTATGATATAAGCCGTGCCACAGTGAGACAGACAATTCTTGAATTAGAAAAGGAAGGATATATATATAAACAGCATGGAAAAGGTACATTTGTTTCTGGTGAAAGATTTAAACAAGATTTATTGAAGTTTTATAGCTTTACAGAAGAAATGAAGAAGCTAGGCAAAACTCCTTCTACTAAAGTTTTAGATTTTGAAATAACAAGATTGAATGAAAGAACAGCTAAAAAGATGAATATGAATGAAGGGGACAAAATATATAAATTTACAAGGCTTAGATTAGCAGATAATAAGCCAATGATTGTGGAGACAAGTCATATACCTTATAATAGATTTGTTGGTATTACTAGAGAAGATTTAGAAAGAGAAGCTATGTATGATATATTTACCAAAAGATACAATGCAATATTTACAAAAGCTGAAGAAAGCTTTAGACCAGTGCTTACAAGAGAAAATGAAGCAGCTTTGCTTCAAAACGCTATTAATTCACCAAGTATGATGACAGAGAGAATTACCTTTGAAGGCAATAATATTATAGAATATACTATAAGTATTGCTAGAGGAGATAAATTTAAATATAGAGTAGTTTTAGAAAAATAA
- the cls gene encoding cardiolipin synthase has protein sequence MNIFASSVSILMFLNIVLAFAVIFLERKNPASAWAWIMVLLFVPGVGFILYLLFSQNIAKKKIFRFNKFEKENLKNLINSEIELLRNNNIEFKDNLMYEYKDMIYMNLVDNYSLFTQNNNIEVYTDGKVKFDNLLKAINEAKEHIHIQYYIIKNDGLSKKILYALIKRAKEGVEVRLLYDAMGSRLISRKLLKKLDEAGGKTVAFFPSKIPYVNLRVNYRNHRKIVIIDGKYGFVGGFNIGDEYLGLNKRLGYWRDTHLKIIGEAVYSLQSRFLEDWRYASKEKFDNLSKYFKNADHKGDAGIQIVSSGPDSEQEQIKYAYLKMIYSAKKSLYIQTPYFIPDGSFLEALRIASLSGVDVRIMIPDKPDHMFVYWATYSYIGELLKAGVKAYVYNKGFLHAKTFVVDGKICSVGTANVDIRSFKLNFEVNALIYDREVSENLISVFKDDIKNSSEITKELYKNRSKIIKIKEAISRLLSPIL, from the coding sequence GTGAATATATTTGCATCATCAGTATCTATTCTTATGTTTTTAAATATAGTGTTAGCTTTTGCTGTAATTTTTTTAGAAAGGAAAAATCCAGCGTCTGCTTGGGCATGGATAATGGTGCTATTATTTGTTCCTGGTGTCGGATTTATTTTATACTTACTGTTTTCACAAAATATTGCTAAAAAGAAGATATTTAGATTTAATAAATTTGAAAAAGAAAATCTAAAAAATCTCATAAATAGTGAAATTGAACTATTAAGAAATAACAATATTGAATTCAAAGATAATTTGATGTATGAATATAAAGATATGATATATATGAATTTAGTAGATAACTATTCCCTTTTTACTCAAAACAACAATATCGAAGTTTACACTGATGGTAAAGTGAAATTCGATAACCTTTTAAAAGCTATAAATGAAGCAAAAGAGCATATACATATTCAGTATTATATAATCAAAAATGATGGATTAAGTAAAAAAATCTTATACGCTTTAATTAAAAGAGCTAAAGAAGGAGTCGAAGTTAGATTATTATATGATGCTATGGGTAGTCGTTTGATATCAAGAAAATTATTAAAAAAATTAGACGAAGCAGGAGGAAAAACAGTAGCTTTTTTTCCCTCTAAAATACCCTATGTTAATTTAAGGGTTAATTATAGAAATCATAGAAAGATAGTAATAATAGATGGTAAATATGGATTTGTTGGTGGTTTTAATATTGGTGATGAATATTTAGGCTTAAATAAACGATTGGGATATTGGAGAGATACTCATCTAAAAATAATAGGTGAAGCTGTATACAGTTTACAAAGTAGGTTTTTAGAAGATTGGAGATATGCTTCAAAAGAAAAATTTGATAATTTATCAAAATATTTTAAAAACGCAGATCATAAAGGTGATGCAGGTATACAGATTGTATCAAGCGGTCCTGATTCAGAGCAAGAGCAAATTAAGTATGCATATTTGAAAATGATTTATTCAGCAAAAAAAAGTCTCTACATACAAACTCCTTATTTCATACCTGATGGTAGTTTTTTAGAGGCACTAAGAATTGCTTCTTTATCAGGAGTAGACGTGCGAATAATGATTCCGGATAAGCCTGATCATATGTTTGTTTATTGGGCTACATATTCATATATAGGAGAGCTGCTAAAAGCTGGTGTAAAAGCTTACGTTTATAATAAAGGGTTTTTACATGCTAAAACATTTGTAGTTGATGGAAAAATATGCTCTGTAGGGACAGCTAATGTTGATATACGAAGTTTTAAGCTTAATTTTGAAGTTAATGCACTAATTTACGACAGAGAAGTTTCAGAAAATCTAATATCAGTATTTAAAGATGATATAAAAAATTCAAGTGAGATAACGAAAGAACTATATAAAAATCGTTCTAAAATAATAAAAATAAAGGAAGCTATATCAAGATTATTATCGCCAATTCTTTAA
- the agaW gene encoding PTS N-acetylgalactosamine transporter subunit IIC: MLIKALLIALWAGITGIDLFNGLTHIHRPVVTGVVVGIILGDIRTGLIAGGMLELVWMGMVPLAGAQPPNVVIGGIIGTSFAILSKQDPNVAVGIAVPFALAAQAGITLLFTAFSPVMHKADEYAEKANLKGIDKINYLGLTILFISYFICAFLPIYFGADSAASMVALLPQTFIDGLSVAGGMMPAIGFAILLKIMLKKEYVAFLIVGFILVTYLNLSILAVALLATAIALYDFYANKSKESNAAQKEVMTDGI, encoded by the coding sequence ATGTTAATAAAAGCACTATTAATTGCCCTTTGGGCAGGCATAACAGGTATTGACTTATTTAATGGTCTTACACATATTCACCGTCCAGTTGTAACTGGAGTTGTAGTTGGTATTATTTTAGGTGATATTAGAACAGGTTTAATTGCAGGAGGTATGCTAGAACTAGTATGGATGGGTATGGTACCTTTAGCAGGAGCACAGCCTCCTAACGTAGTTATTGGTGGAATCATAGGGACATCGTTTGCAATATTATCTAAACAAGATCCAAATGTAGCAGTTGGTATTGCAGTGCCATTTGCTTTAGCAGCTCAAGCTGGAATTACATTATTATTCACAGCATTTTCACCAGTTATGCATAAAGCAGATGAATATGCTGAAAAAGCTAATTTAAAAGGAATAGATAAAATTAATTATTTAGGACTTACAATATTATTTATTAGTTATTTTATTTGTGCATTCTTACCAATATATTTCGGAGCAGATTCAGCAGCAAGCATGGTTGCATTATTACCACAAACATTTATAGATGGATTAAGTGTAGCAGGTGGTATGATGCCAGCTATAGGATTTGCAATATTATTAAAAATAATGTTAAAGAAAGAGTATGTAGCTTTCTTAATCGTTGGATTTATATTAGTAACATATTTAAACCTTTCAATATTAGCAGTAGCTTTATTGGCAACAGCTATAGCATTGTATGATTTTTATGCAAATAAATCTAAGGAATCTAATGCTGCTCAAAAGGAGGTAATGACTGATGGCATCTAA
- a CDS encoding PTS system mannose/fructose/sorbose family transporter subunit IID, with protein sequence MASNTYEDLSKPKVINKKDLNKMAWRSLLLQASFNYERMQAAGWLYSLAPGLKKIHKNKNDLSKSMKSHMEFFNTHPFLVTFIMGIVIAMEEAKENIDSIRGIKIATMGPLGGIGDALFWLTLLPISAGIGASLAIDGNVAGPIVFLLIFNIVHFGLRFGLMHYGYKTGVSAIAKLKQGTKFVSHGASIIGLTVVGALIASYINLNTTLVIKAGKASVALQADVLDKVMPKMLPFAYTMLMYYLIKKGLSPVKLIGLTVVIGVVGKYIGIL encoded by the coding sequence ATGGCATCTAATACTTATGAAGATTTATCAAAACCAAAAGTTATAAACAAAAAAGATTTAAATAAAATGGCTTGGAGGTCATTACTTTTACAAGCATCTTTTAACTATGAAAGGATGCAAGCAGCAGGTTGGTTATACAGTTTAGCACCTGGACTAAAAAAGATTCATAAAAACAAGAATGATTTATCAAAATCTATGAAATCACATATGGAATTCTTTAATACTCATCCATTTTTAGTAACATTTATTATGGGTATTGTTATAGCTATGGAAGAAGCAAAAGAAAACATTGATAGTATCAGAGGTATCAAAATTGCAACTATGGGACCACTTGGTGGTATTGGAGATGCTTTATTTTGGTTAACATTGTTACCGATATCAGCTGGTATTGGTGCATCACTTGCTATAGATGGAAATGTAGCTGGACCAATTGTATTTTTATTAATCTTTAATATAGTCCATTTTGGATTAAGATTTGGTCTAATGCATTATGGTTATAAAACAGGTGTAAGTGCAATTGCAAAGTTAAAGCAAGGTACTAAGTTTGTTTCACATGGCGCTTCAATTATAGGTTTAACAGTTGTAGGTGCTTTAATCGCTTCATATATCAATTTAAATACAACATTAGTTATAAAAGCAGGTAAAGCTAGTGTAGCATTACAAGCTGATGTATTAGATAAAGTTATGCCTAAGATGTTACCGTTTGCGTATACTATGTTGATGTACTACTTAATCAAAAAAGGTTTATCACCAGTTAAACTTATTGGTTTAACAGTTGTAATTGGAGTAGTAGGAAAATATATAGGTATTTTATAA
- the agaV gene encoding PTS N-acetylgalactosamine transporter subunit IIB, with amino-acid sequence MPNILWTRIDNRLVHGQVGVTWVNWLGANLILVANDEVSNDEVQQSLMDMVVPDTVSTRYFSIEKTINVIHKASASQKIFLVCKTPQDVLRLVKGGVPIDKVNIGNMHYSEGKKQIAPTVSVDEDDINILKELDKLGVELDLRGVPDDKGVNIIKMI; translated from the coding sequence ATGCCAAATATTTTATGGACAAGAATAGACAATAGGTTAGTGCATGGACAAGTTGGTGTAACTTGGGTTAATTGGTTAGGAGCAAATCTAATATTAGTTGCAAATGATGAAGTTTCAAATGATGAGGTTCAACAAAGTTTAATGGATATGGTTGTGCCTGATACAGTTTCAACTAGATACTTTTCTATTGAAAAGACTATTAATGTAATTCATAAAGCTTCAGCTTCACAAAAAATATTTTTAGTTTGTAAAACTCCTCAGGATGTTTTGAGATTAGTTAAAGGCGGAGTACCTATAGATAAGGTTAATATAGGAAATATGCATTATTCTGAAGGGAAAAAACAAATAGCTCCTACAGTATCAGTAGATGAAGATGATATAAATATTCTTAAAGAATTGGATAAGCTCGGTGTTGAATTAGATTTAAGAGGAGTACCTGATGATAAAGGAGTGAACATAATAAAAATGATATAG
- the agaF gene encoding PTS galactosamine/N-acetylgalactosamine transporter subunit IIA: MLGIIICGHGNFATGMKSALELVVGKQGNLEAVDFEKTNSVIDLEDNIKNSMAKMNVDGYLFFTDIPGGSPFKKSVEISLATKNCQVVAGTNIPMLLEIVFDRDGFDAESLMNRSIETGKKQIVTFKLNKKSNKQDECDGI; this comes from the coding sequence ATGTTAGGAATAATTATTTGCGGTCATGGAAATTTTGCAACAGGAATGAAGTCAGCATTAGAATTAGTAGTTGGTAAACAAGGAAATTTGGAAGCTGTTGACTTTGAAAAAACAAATTCTGTTATAGATTTAGAAGATAATATAAAAAACAGTATGGCAAAAATGAATGTTGATGGATATCTATTTTTTACAGATATTCCTGGAGGCTCACCATTTAAAAAAAGCGTAGAAATATCATTAGCAACTAAGAATTGCCAAGTTGTAGCAGGTACAAATATACCAATGCTACTTGAGATTGTTTTTGATAGAGATGGCTTTGATGCAGAAAGTTTAATGAATAGAAGTATAGAAACAGGCAAAAAACAAATTGTAACTTTTAAGCTAAATAAAAAAAGTAATAAACAAGATGAATGTGATGGTATATAG